The Nitrospirae bacterium YQR-1 genomic interval CAAAATTTTTTAAGGATGAAAGGCGTCAGTCGTGACATTATTGAAAACCCTTGTACTCTGAATTTGCCGGCGATTATGTCTATAAGGGTTGCGTAGGTTTGGGTTGCTCTTTTTTCAGAGGGCAACTCTTTGATGAAAAGCAACAGAACAGTTGATGTTTTTTATATTGATAATCTCAAACAAATAATCCCCCATTTCTTATATTTAACGGCTTATCTCCCACATATAAAAGTATCTGTCTTGGTAATCTGTCATAATCGTTGAAAATACGTGCATAATAAAGAAACATCCGCTTTAACATTTTCTCAGGATACACAGCTCAATATAACAAGGAATCATTTAGTTAACACAAATGTAACATAATTTTCACTTTGTTGTAACAATTAAAATGTTAGTATTGTCGTAATGCAAAGTAAGGAAGAGTCTGAATAGTTTTGTTTAGCAACGAGCTTAAAGAAAAGCTGATAGAGGGGCTTTTGTTTTTGTCCGCCCTTTTATCCGTGTTAACAACAGTCGGGATTGTATTGGTCCTGGTGTTTGAGACTTATGAGTTTTTTATGGTTGTCAAAATCAGGGATTTTCTGTTTGACACACAGTGGACGCCTTTGTTTGAAGATAAACACTTTGGGATTATGTCACTGTTTTGCGGCACCCTTCTAACTACACTTATCTCTATGCTGATATCATTACCGATAGGACTTATCGGCGCCGTCTATACGAGTGAATATGCCGGCGCAAAGACAAGAAAGATATTGAAACCGGCAATTGAAATTTTGGCGGCTGTACCCACGGTAGTTTATGGCTACTTTGCCCTGCTTTTAATTACCCCGTTTTTACAGAAAATCATTCCTGAGCTTTCCGGTTTTAACTCAATCAGTCCGGGCATTGTGATGGGCATAATGATAATACCTGTGGTGCTTTCCATAAGCGAGGACTCACTCAGGGCTGTACCGATAAGTATCCGGGAGGGGTCATACGCCCTTGGGGCATCTAAACTCCAGACGTCTTTTAAAATAGTGCTCCCTGCGGCTCTTTCAGGTGTGGCGGCGGCATTTATTCTGGGCATATCAAGGGCAATCGGCGAGACGATGATTGTTGCCATAGCAGCCGGTCAGCAGCCCCGCTTTACGCTAAACCCCCTCATTCCCATAGAGACCGTTACTGCATACATTGTGCAGGTTAGCCTCGGGGATACACCGACCGGGACAATAGAATTTAAAACTATTTTTGCCGCCGGAATGAGTCTTTTTGTAGTTACTTTTTTGTTAAATATCCTCAGTTATCATTTAAAGAAGAAATTCAGATATGTTTATGAATAAATCTAAAAATTCAGAAATATTTAACAAGTGTTTTTCTGTAATTGGTTTTCTTGCTGCGGTTTTTGGTCTTGTAATAGTGATTT includes:
- the pstC gene encoding phosphate ABC transporter permease subunit PstC is translated as MFSNELKEKLIEGLLFLSALLSVLTTVGIVLVLVFETYEFFMVVKIRDFLFDTQWTPLFEDKHFGIMSLFCGTLLTTLISMLISLPIGLIGAVYTSEYAGAKTRKILKPAIEILAAVPTVVYGYFALLLITPFLQKIIPELSGFNSISPGIVMGIMIIPVVLSISEDSLRAVPISIREGSYALGASKLQTSFKIVLPAALSGVAAAFILGISRAIGETMIVAIAAGQQPRFTLNPLIPIETVTAYIVQVSLGDTPTGTIEFKTIFAAGMSLFVVTFLLNILSYHLKKKFRYVYE